In a genomic window of Pangasianodon hypophthalmus isolate fPanHyp1 chromosome 1, fPanHyp1.pri, whole genome shotgun sequence:
- the nradd gene encoding tumor necrosis factor receptor superfamily member 16, translating to MKFVAAVLALSLHITALKVVAGDVCVSGKYTSSGECCSLCPAGTGVASNCEQDDTKCQPCQEGVTFSGSEGLSGCRPCSQCPSGIPQLARCTITQDTHCDCGKGFFLWKRMNDTDAVCAPCAVCGRGEGVVRECGPAGNTVCQPCGPGTFSEDKSYNHTCMPCSQCGEEEVEIRPCQPKSDTLCMDRDLHIFSRNGSEGPWEFPRRPVSSDEEREKKNRVVTGSEAPDLSSQHHQGGNNILIYVSVLAAVVLGLLIYVAYKCWKSFQQKAALGKARAAELNNVVEGEKLHSDSGVFLDSHSLQESQPSKGSKQDSKQDSRYINLPPHRQEEVEKLLAEGGGRSWRQLATLLGYEQERVDMFGRGEDPIHTLLTDWAQQDSSTLELLSTALSNIERHDVAKALSSPNQGITMV from the exons GTGGTGgcaggtgatgtgtgtgttagcgGGAAGTATACGTCCTCGGGTGAGTGTTGTAGTCTGTGTCCTGCAGGCACAGGAGTGGCGTCCAATTGTGAACAAGACGACACCAAATGCCAGCCATGCCAAGAGG GTGTGACTTTCTCAGGCTCTGAGGGACTGTCAGGGTGTCGGCCTTGTTCACAATGCCCTTCAGGTATCCCCCAGCTGGCACGCTGCACCATCACCCAAGACACCCACTGTGACTGCGGCAAGGGCTTCTTCCTGTGGAAGCGGATGAACGACACCGATGCTGTCTGTGCCCCGTGTGCCGTTTGTGGCCGAGGAGAGGGCGTAGTGCGGGAGTGTGGCCCTGCAGGAAACACTGTGTGTCAGCCATGTGGTCCCGGCACCTTCTCTGAGGATAAAAGCTACAACCACACCTGCATGCCATGCTCCCAGTGCGGAGAGGAAGAGGTGGAGATCAGGCCATGCCAGCCCAAGTCAGACACACTCTGCATGG ATCGAGACCTGCACATCTTTTCGCGGAATGGATCTGAGGGGCCGTGGGAGTTTCCACGTCGACCTGTTTCGTCCGACGAGGAGCGTGAGAAGAAGAACAGAGTGGTGACTGGATCTGAAGCTCCAGACCTTAGCTCTCAGCACCATCAGGGAGGCAACAATATCCTGATCTATGTATCTGTGCTAGCAGCCGTGGTGCTGGGACTCCTGATCTACGTCGCCTACAAGTG cTGGAAATCATTCCAGCAGAAGGCGGCTCTGGGGAAAGCCCGTGCTGCAGAGCTGAACAACGTGGTCGAGGGCGAGAAGCTACACAGCGACAGCGGCGTGTTCCTCGACTCTCACAGCCTGCAGGAGAGCCAGCCGAGCAAAG GCAGTAAGCAGGACAGCAAGCAGGACTCACGCTACATTAACCTGCCCCCTCACAGgcaggaggaggtggagaagCTCCTGGCTGAGGGTGGAGGTCGGAGCTGGAGGCAGCTGGCCACTTTGTTGGGTTACGAGCAGGAGCGAGTGGACATGTTTGGCCGTGGTGAGGACCCCATCCACACACTGCTTACTGACTGGGCACAACAGGACAGCTCAACACTCGAGCTGCTGTCCACCGCACTGAGCAACATCGAGCGCCACGATGTAGCCAAAGCACTCAGTTCCCCCAATCAAGGTATTACCATGGTCTGA